From the genome of Delphinus delphis chromosome 8, mDelDel1.2, whole genome shotgun sequence, one region includes:
- the MRPL16 gene encoding large ribosomal subunit protein uL16m, with amino-acid sequence MWRLLARARAPVLRARLLDSWAAPPASAGLKTLLPVPTFEDVSIPEKPKLRFVERVPLVPKVRREPKNLSDIRGPSTEATEFTEGSFAILALGGGYLHWGHFEMMRLTINRSMDPKNMFALWRVPAPFKPITRKSMGQRMGGGKGAIDHYVTPVKAGRLIVEMGGRCEFQEVRGFLNQVAHKLPFPAKAVSRETLEKMWKDREERERNNQNPWTFERIVTANMLGIRKVLSPYDLTHKGRYWGKFYMPERV; translated from the exons ATGTGGCGGCTCCTGGCTCGCGCCCGCGCGCCCGTCCTGCGGGCGCGTTTGTTAG ATTCTTGGGCAGCGCCGCCCGCCAGCGCTGGCCTAAAGACGCTGCTCCCGGTGCCCACTTTTGAAG ATGTTTCCATTCCTGAAAAGCCCAAGCTTAGATTTGTTGAAAGGGTACCACTTGTGCCAAAAGTGAGAAGAGAGCCTAAAAACCTGAGTGACATAAGGGGACCTTCCACTGAAGCCACTGAGTTCACTGAAGGCAGTTTTGCGATCTTG GCACTGGGTGGCGGTTACCTCCACTGGGGGCATTTTGAAATGATGCGCCTGACAATCAACCGGTCTATGGACCCCAAGAACATGTTTGCCTTATGGCGAGTACCAGCCCCTTTCAAGCCCATCACCCGCAAGAGTATGGGACAGCGCATGGGGGGCGGCAAAGGTGCCATCGACCACTACGTGACCCCTGTGAAGGCTGGCCGCCTCATAGTAGAGATGGGCGGGCGTTGCGAATTCCAAGAGGTACGGGGTTTCCTCAACCAGGTTGCCCACAAGTTGCCCTTCCCCGCGAAGGCCGTGAGCCGTGAGACTCTAGAGAAGATGTGGAAAGATCGAGAAGAACGAGAACGGAACAACCAAAACCCCTGGACCTTTGAGCGCATTGTCACTGCCAACATGCTGGGGATACGGAAAGTGCTGAGCCCCTACGACCTGACCCATAAGGGGCGATACTGGGGCAAGTTCTACATGCCTGAGCGTGTGTAG
- the STX3 gene encoding syntaxin-3 isoform X1, translated as MKDRLEQLKAKQLTQDDDADEVEIAIDNTAFMDEFFSEIEETRLNIDKISEHVEEAKKLYSVILSAPIPEPKTKDDLEQLTTEIKKRANNVRNKLKSMERCIEEDEVRSSADLRIRKSQHSVLSRKFVEVMTKYNEAQVDFRERSKGRIQRQLEITGRKTTDGELEEMLESGNPAIFTSGIIDSQISKQALSEIEGRHKDIVRLESSIKELHDMFVDIAMLVENQGEMLDNIELNVMHTVDHVEKAREETKRAVKYQGQARKKLIIIIVVVVVLLGILALVIGLSVGLK; from the exons AAGCAGCTGACACAGGATGACGATGCCGATGAGGTCGAGATTGCTATTGACAACACAGCTTTCATGGACGAGTTCTTTTCTGAG ATCGAGGAAACTCGACTCAACATTGACAAGATCTCAGAGCACGTGGAGGAAGCTAAGAAGCTCTACAGTGTCATTCTGTCTGCACCCATTCCAGAGCCAA AAACCAAGGATGACCTGGAGCAGCTCACGACTGAGATCAAGAAAAGGGCCAACAATGTCCGGAACAAACTGAAGA GCATGGAGAGGTGTATTGAAGAAGACGAGGTCCGGTCGTCAGCAGACCTTCGGATTCGGAAATCCCAG CACTCCGTCCTCTCCCGGAAGTTTGTGGAGGTGATGACCAAATACAACGAGGCCCAGGTGGACTTCCGTGAACGCAGCAAAGGGCGAATCCAGCGGCAGCTCGAGATCA CCGGCAGGAAGACAACAGATGGGGAGCTGGAGGAGATGCTGGAGAGTGGGAACCCTGCCATCTTCACCTCGGGG ATCATCGACTCTCAGATTTCCAAGCAAGCCCTCAGTGAGATCGAGGGACGGCACAAGGACATCGTGAGGCTGGAGAGCAGCATCAAGGAGCTTCACGACATGTTCGTGGACATCGCCATGCTGGTGGAGAACCAG GGTGAGATGTTAGATAACATAGAGTTGAATGTCATGCACACGGTGGACCACGTGGAGAAGGCTCGGGAGGAAACAAAAAGAGCCGTGAAGTACCAGGGTCAGGCCCGGAAG AAATTGATAATTATCATTGTGGTAGTGGTTGTGTTGCTGGGCATTTTAGCGTTGGTTATTGGACTTTCCGTTGGGCTGAAGTAA
- the STX3 gene encoding syntaxin-3 isoform X3, whose product MKDRLEQLKAKQLTQDDDADEVEIAIDNTAFMDEFFSEIEETRLNIDKISEHVEEAKKLYSVILSAPIPEPKTKDDLEQLTTEIKKRANNVRNKLKSMERCIEEDEVRSSADLRIRKSQHSVLSRKFVEVMTKYNEAQVDFRERSKGRIQRQLEITGRKTTDGELEEMLESGNPAIFTSGIIDSQISKQALSEIEGRHKDIVRLESSIKELHDMFVDIAMLVENQGAMIDRIENNMDQSVGFVERAVADTKKAVKYQSEARRVSP is encoded by the exons AAGCAGCTGACACAGGATGACGATGCCGATGAGGTCGAGATTGCTATTGACAACACAGCTTTCATGGACGAGTTCTTTTCTGAG ATCGAGGAAACTCGACTCAACATTGACAAGATCTCAGAGCACGTGGAGGAAGCTAAGAAGCTCTACAGTGTCATTCTGTCTGCACCCATTCCAGAGCCAA AAACCAAGGATGACCTGGAGCAGCTCACGACTGAGATCAAGAAAAGGGCCAACAATGTCCGGAACAAACTGAAGA GCATGGAGAGGTGTATTGAAGAAGACGAGGTCCGGTCGTCAGCAGACCTTCGGATTCGGAAATCCCAG CACTCCGTCCTCTCCCGGAAGTTTGTGGAGGTGATGACCAAATACAACGAGGCCCAGGTGGACTTCCGTGAACGCAGCAAAGGGCGAATCCAGCGGCAGCTCGAGATCA CCGGCAGGAAGACAACAGATGGGGAGCTGGAGGAGATGCTGGAGAGTGGGAACCCTGCCATCTTCACCTCGGGG ATCATCGACTCTCAGATTTCCAAGCAAGCCCTCAGTGAGATCGAGGGACGGCACAAGGACATCGTGAGGCTGGAGAGCAGCATCAAGGAGCTTCACGACATGTTCGTGGACATCGCCATGCTGGTGGAGAACCAG GGAGCCATGATTGATCGTATTGAGAACAACATGGACCAGTCAGTGGGCTTCGTGGAGCGGGCCGTGGCAGACACCAAAAAGGCTGTCAAGTATCAGAGTGAAGCTCGGAGGGTGAGCCCTTAG
- the STX3 gene encoding syntaxin-3 isoform X2 translates to MKDRLEQLKAKQLTQDDDADEVEIAIDNTAFMDEFFSEIEETRLNIDKISEHVEEAKKLYSVILSAPIPEPKTKDDLEQLTTEIKKRANNVRNKLKSMERCIEEDEVRSSADLRIRKSQHSVLSRKFVEVMTKYNEAQVDFRERSKGRIQRQLEITGRKTTDGELEEMLESGNPAIFTSGIIDSQISKQALSEIEGRHKDIVRLESSIKELHDMFVDIAMLVENQGEMLDNIELNVMHTVDHVEKAREETKRAVKYQGQARKVCGLWPSLTVLRRHPGR, encoded by the exons AAGCAGCTGACACAGGATGACGATGCCGATGAGGTCGAGATTGCTATTGACAACACAGCTTTCATGGACGAGTTCTTTTCTGAG ATCGAGGAAACTCGACTCAACATTGACAAGATCTCAGAGCACGTGGAGGAAGCTAAGAAGCTCTACAGTGTCATTCTGTCTGCACCCATTCCAGAGCCAA AAACCAAGGATGACCTGGAGCAGCTCACGACTGAGATCAAGAAAAGGGCCAACAATGTCCGGAACAAACTGAAGA GCATGGAGAGGTGTATTGAAGAAGACGAGGTCCGGTCGTCAGCAGACCTTCGGATTCGGAAATCCCAG CACTCCGTCCTCTCCCGGAAGTTTGTGGAGGTGATGACCAAATACAACGAGGCCCAGGTGGACTTCCGTGAACGCAGCAAAGGGCGAATCCAGCGGCAGCTCGAGATCA CCGGCAGGAAGACAACAGATGGGGAGCTGGAGGAGATGCTGGAGAGTGGGAACCCTGCCATCTTCACCTCGGGG ATCATCGACTCTCAGATTTCCAAGCAAGCCCTCAGTGAGATCGAGGGACGGCACAAGGACATCGTGAGGCTGGAGAGCAGCATCAAGGAGCTTCACGACATGTTCGTGGACATCGCCATGCTGGTGGAGAACCAG GGTGAGATGTTAGATAACATAGAGTTGAATGTCATGCACACGGTGGACCACGTGGAGAAGGCTCGGGAGGAAACAAAAAGAGCCGTGAAGTACCAGGGTCAGGCCCGGAAG GTGTGTGGCTTGTGGCCGAGTCTTACTGTTCTCCGCCGCCACCCTGGGCGCTGA